A window from Flavobacterium sp. 83 encodes these proteins:
- a CDS encoding TPM domain-containing protein produces MSKVEDFLTQEEEQAIVEAIRVAEKNTSGEIRVHIEKTTSEVPFDRALEVFHELKMNETQLQNGVLIYLAVSDKKFVICGDKGINDLVADNFWDTTKEVMKNHFKNGNFKQGLIDGILMTGEQLKKHFPWSADDTNELSNEISKG; encoded by the coding sequence ATGTCAAAAGTAGAAGATTTTTTAACCCAAGAAGAAGAACAAGCCATTGTTGAAGCTATTCGTGTGGCCGAAAAAAACACTTCTGGCGAAATTAGAGTTCATATAGAAAAAACAACTTCCGAAGTTCCTTTTGACAGGGCTTTGGAAGTTTTTCATGAATTGAAAATGAACGAAACCCAACTTCAAAATGGCGTTTTAATTTATCTGGCTGTTTCCGATAAAAAATTTGTGATTTGTGGAGATAAAGGAATCAATGATCTTGTAGCCGATAATTTTTGGGATACCACAAAAGAAGTGATGAAAAACCATTTTAAAAATGGAAATTTCAAACAAGGACTAATTGATGGAATTTTAATGACTGGGGAACAATTGAAAAAACATTTCCCTTGGTCAGCTGACGACACCAATGAATTATCAAACGAAATATCTAAAGGATAA
- a CDS encoding LemA family protein, translating into MDFKKFLPWIIGAVILIGIYSWSSGIYNNAVTLEQDVKESWGNVNTAYQRRNDLIPNIVSTVKGYAEHEKSTLTAVIEARAKATAITIDPTKVTPEQLAAFNSAQSGVSSSLSKLLVSVEQYPNLKADASFMKLQDELASTENQILTARTRFNEAVKPYNNNINTFPRNILAGMYGLKEKPYFEATVGSDKAPEVKF; encoded by the coding sequence ATGGATTTTAAAAAATTTTTACCTTGGATTATTGGAGCAGTAATACTTATTGGAATTTATAGCTGGTCTTCTGGAATTTATAATAATGCAGTGACACTTGAACAAGACGTAAAAGAAAGTTGGGGAAATGTTAATACAGCCTACCAAAGAAGAAATGATCTTATACCAAATATAGTTAGCACTGTAAAAGGGTATGCTGAACATGAAAAAAGTACTTTAACAGCTGTCATCGAAGCAAGAGCTAAAGCAACTGCTATAACTATTGACCCAACCAAAGTAACTCCAGAACAATTAGCTGCATTTAATTCGGCTCAATCTGGTGTATCTTCTTCTTTATCTAAATTATTAGTAAGCGTTGAACAATATCCAAATCTAAAAGCTGATGCCAGTTTTATGAAATTACAGGATGAACTAGCTAGTACTGAAAACCAAATTTTGACCGCTAGAACCCGTTTTAACGAGGCTGTTAAGCCATATAACAACAATATCAATACTTTCCCAAGAAATATCTTGGCCGGTATGTATGGACTTAAAGAAAAACCTTATTTTGAAGCAACAGTAGGTTCAGATAAAGCTCCAGAAGTAAAATTCTAA
- a CDS encoding MerR family transcriptional regulator, whose product MHIELSKDKRYYSIGEVAKAFDVNASLIRFWDNEFDILKPKKNAKGNRMFTPEDVTNLQLIFHLVKERGFTLEGAKTHLKEGQKKTLDKFEIIRKLETIRTQLTNIKNQL is encoded by the coding sequence ATGCATATTGAGCTTTCTAAAGATAAAAGATATTACAGCATTGGCGAAGTAGCCAAGGCATTTGATGTGAATGCTTCACTAATTCGTTTTTGGGATAATGAATTTGATATTCTGAAACCGAAGAAGAACGCCAAAGGTAACAGAATGTTTACTCCCGAAGACGTGACTAATTTACAACTAATCTTCCATTTAGTGAAAGAAAGAGGTTTTACATTGGAAGGTGCCAAAACACATTTGAAAGAAGGCCAAAAGAAAACCTTGGATAAATTTGAAATTATTCGAAAGCTGGAAACCATACGAACACAATTAACGAATATTAAAAATCAATTATAA